Proteins from one Leptonema illini DSM 21528 genomic window:
- a CDS encoding putative bifunctional diguanylate cyclase/phosphodiesterase — MQQEEDQLFRLFRVFAPVVDQSGISYMITDAAGELVYVNQAFEEMTGYRAEEVIGRSPSFLQSGEHDAAFYHDLWQTILSGKVYRGILKNRHRDGSLLICEKIIAPITNERDEIEWFISTDRDLTESIRLEEELRSSRERLAMVIDRAPLGIAVASEDGVIQEANAAFSRLVDLPPDELPGTHLSRFTHPEDIEEEMVLVRALSRGEIPSYSLEKRYIKQGDEPLWVRVHVARLPDVPGQRPLLIGMAEDISVRKKAEEAILHQAFHDPLTGLPNRSLLLDRLYSAISRARRTQELVAVLFLDLDRFKSINDTLGHTIGDRLLKHTADRLLTSLREYDTVSRTGGDEFVLLLPGLSDGEQIMHTVERIIELMAEPFEIEGHELHIPTSIGVAVFPQDGADAETLIKNADVALYRAKEMGRNCFVFYNPDQNVYSHERLLLENEMRRALRENQFQLFFQPQIDLATGSLAGFESLARWNHPQKGMISPGLFIPIAEETGMILPLGATVLRDAFATVARWREQGKEAFKLSVNISGRQFYQKNFLSDVMDLRDRYRIPPHSIELEITESIAMQMTPSTMDVLLQLRKEGFLISLDDFGTGYSSLKYLQEFPLDCLKIDRSFIEHIDTDRRQRGLLASIVGMAKSLELTVVAEGVETEGQLSVLTDLGCDRIQGYYYSPPVPEHQALEFFSRTT, encoded by the coding sequence ATGCAGCAAGAAGAAGATCAGCTTTTTCGTCTCTTTCGGGTATTTGCCCCCGTAGTCGACCAATCGGGTATCAGCTACATGATCACCGATGCGGCCGGCGAACTTGTCTACGTCAATCAGGCCTTTGAAGAGATGACCGGTTATCGCGCCGAAGAGGTGATCGGTCGTTCGCCCTCTTTCTTGCAGTCAGGGGAGCATGACGCCGCCTTCTATCATGATCTATGGCAGACGATCCTTTCAGGTAAGGTGTACCGGGGTATACTGAAGAATCGTCACCGCGATGGATCTCTGCTTATCTGCGAGAAGATTATCGCGCCCATCACGAATGAAAGAGACGAGATCGAGTGGTTCATCTCAACGGATAGAGACTTAACCGAGAGCATACGCCTTGAAGAGGAGCTGCGTTCCAGTCGCGAGAGACTGGCCATGGTCATCGATCGCGCTCCTCTCGGTATCGCCGTCGCGTCTGAAGATGGCGTTATCCAGGAAGCGAACGCCGCTTTTTCGCGTCTGGTCGACCTTCCGCCAGATGAGCTGCCCGGAACGCATCTTTCGCGTTTCACGCATCCTGAAGATATCGAAGAAGAGATGGTGCTGGTCCGTGCCCTTTCGCGCGGCGAGATACCGTCCTACTCCCTTGAGAAGCGCTATATAAAGCAGGGCGACGAGCCCCTGTGGGTTCGCGTGCATGTGGCCCGGCTTCCCGATGTTCCGGGACAGAGGCCTCTTTTGATCGGCATGGCCGAAGATATATCGGTTCGAAAGAAGGCCGAAGAGGCCATCCTTCATCAGGCCTTTCACGATCCGCTGACGGGATTGCCGAACCGATCGCTTCTTCTCGATCGCCTGTATTCGGCGATCTCTCGCGCTCGCCGCACTCAGGAGCTGGTCGCCGTTCTTTTTCTCGACCTTGATCGATTCAAATCCATCAATGACACTCTTGGCCATACGATCGGCGATCGTCTCTTGAAACACACCGCCGATCGACTGTTAACCTCTCTGCGCGAGTACGATACGGTTTCTCGCACGGGAGGTGATGAATTCGTTTTACTTCTGCCTGGCCTTTCAGACGGTGAACAGATCATGCATACGGTGGAGCGTATCATCGAACTCATGGCCGAGCCCTTTGAGATCGAAGGACATGAACTCCATATTCCGACGTCGATCGGAGTCGCCGTCTTTCCGCAAGACGGAGCTGATGCCGAGACGTTGATCAAGAATGCCGACGTCGCCCTTTATAGAGCAAAGGAGATGGGGCGTAATTGCTTCGTCTTTTATAATCCGGATCAAAACGTCTACAGCCACGAGCGTTTGCTACTTGAAAATGAGATGCGTCGGGCTCTTCGCGAGAATCAATTTCAGCTCTTCTTTCAACCGCAGATCGATCTGGCGACAGGCTCGCTTGCCGGTTTTGAAAGTCTCGCACGCTGGAATCACCCTCAGAAGGGAATGATCTCTCCGGGACTTTTCATTCCCATCGCCGAAGAGACGGGAATGATCCTGCCGCTTGGCGCGACCGTTTTACGAGATGCGTTCGCTACCGTTGCGCGATGGCGGGAACAGGGCAAAGAGGCCTTTAAGCTCTCCGTGAATATATCGGGCCGTCAGTTTTATCAGAAGAACTTTCTGAGCGACGTCATGGATCTGCGTGATCGGTATCGAATTCCGCCGCATTCGATAGAGCTTGAGATTACGGAAAGTATCGCCATGCAAATGACTCCGTCGACGATGGACGTGCTTCTGCAACTGCGCAAAGAAGGATTCCTTATCTCTCTCGACGATTTTGGAACGGGCTATTCATCCCTGAAGTATCTACAAGAATTCCCCCTGGATTGCCTGAAGATCGACCGATCCTTTATCGAGCATATCGATACGGACCGGCGTCAGCGCGGGCTGCTTGCGTCGATCGTCGGCATGGCGAAATCGCTTGAGTTAACCGTCGTCGCCGAAGGCGTCGAAACCGAAGGACAGTTAAGCGTGCTGACCGATCTCGGATGCGACCGTATACAGGGGTATTATTACAGCCCGCCCGTTCCAGAGCATCAGGCCCTTGAATTCTTCTCGCGAACGACCTGA
- a CDS encoding aminotransferase class I/II-fold pyridoxal phosphate-dependent enzyme → MQRRFSRFADTVLGEPGIFRLMDDLDAALTGSQKLHMLGGGNPGNVGPVSEYFRRAFLRIGESADHFARVAGRYDGPAGNTQFRKAFAASLSAMYGWSLTESNVVLTQGSQNAFFLLLNLFSGPFPDGRGRKILFALSPEYIGYENSGLHENSLLAVPSKKIPLGDGFFRYTIDIERITQALQTGNIGAICISRPSNPTGGMLEDDEMKNLSSLARQFDVPLIVDGAYGDPMPGVVYGNGRPYYDDNTIFVLSLSKTGLPGIRTGIILAPADVCSVLERIQAVQHLAPGGLGPALVQEGIADGSFFKLCKEHLPVFYRERQRLAIDTLFNELEPDRDVQIHRPDGAFFLWAVFPRLTISTSELYLDLKKAGVLVVPGSYYYPGLPDDDRLSPEWEGQRSIRISYSQDLSTIQEGLSILCQVVREKNSRA, encoded by the coding sequence ATGCAGCGGCGATTCAGTCGCTTTGCCGATACCGTTCTCGGTGAGCCGGGCATCTTCCGGCTCATGGACGATCTCGACGCGGCGCTAACAGGATCGCAAAAACTGCATATGCTCGGCGGCGGCAATCCGGGTAACGTCGGGCCCGTTAGCGAATATTTCAGAAGGGCCTTTCTTCGTATCGGTGAAAGCGCCGACCACTTTGCCCGCGTCGCCGGCCGCTATGACGGGCCGGCAGGCAACACGCAGTTTCGCAAGGCGTTTGCTGCAAGCCTGAGCGCCATGTACGGATGGTCGTTAACCGAATCAAACGTAGTGCTCACACAGGGCAGTCAGAACGCCTTTTTTCTTCTGCTCAATCTTTTCAGCGGTCCTTTTCCCGACGGCCGGGGCCGTAAGATCCTCTTCGCCCTGTCGCCCGAGTACATCGGCTACGAGAACTCCGGGCTGCATGAAAACTCTCTTCTCGCCGTCCCTTCGAAAAAAATACCTCTTGGCGACGGCTTCTTCCGTTATACAATCGATATCGAGCGAATAACGCAGGCGTTACAGACAGGCAATATCGGAGCCATCTGCATATCACGTCCGTCGAACCCCACAGGCGGTATGCTTGAAGACGACGAGATGAAGAATCTTTCGTCTCTGGCCCGGCAGTTCGACGTACCTTTAATCGTCGACGGAGCCTATGGCGACCCTATGCCCGGCGTTGTCTATGGCAATGGTCGACCCTACTACGACGATAATACGATCTTTGTTTTGAGTCTTTCGAAGACGGGATTGCCGGGCATTCGCACGGGCATCATACTGGCACCGGCCGATGTCTGCTCCGTCCTTGAACGCATCCAGGCCGTGCAGCATCTTGCTCCCGGCGGATTGGGCCCCGCCCTCGTTCAGGAGGGCATTGCCGATGGTTCGTTTTTCAAGCTGTGTAAAGAGCATCTGCCCGTTTTTTACAGAGAAAGGCAGCGGCTCGCCATCGACACCCTATTCAATGAACTGGAACCCGACAGGGATGTTCAGATACACAGGCCCGATGGGGCCTTTTTCCTGTGGGCGGTATTCCCAAGGTTAACCATTTCCACTTCAGAACTCTATCTCGACTTAAAGAAGGCCGGAGTACTCGTCGTCCCGGGAAGCTATTACTATCCGGGTCTGCCCGATGACGATCGCCTATCGCCCGAGTGGGAAGGCCAGCGTTCGATTCGCATCAGCTACAGTCAGGACCTTTCGACGATTCAAGAGGGCCTTTCGATTCTCTGTCAGGTCGTTCGCGAGAAGAATTCAAGGGCCTGA
- a CDS encoding circularly permuted type 2 ATP-grasp protein, which translates to MIVDRLQYRPVSGMYDEVVLPDGHVREASVPIVEAFSSMGMPELQHRKEQAEQLLRENDVTYTIYDRGGERPWQLDLFPVVMRNDEWMKLERGLLQRAELFERIVRDLYGQRRLLKEGVIPPAAVLSAPGFLRPADGMLFPDEPALFFFASDLARNRAGDFEVLADRIQAPSGSGYALENRIVLSRVLAGLYRESNVHRLAGYFRSLKASLQNPGRRSDSLDTPSVALLTPGPQNETYFEHAYLSGYLNFPLVQGEDLIVRDQHLFMRTVNGLERVDVLLRRVEDQYLDATELRGDSLLGVPGLLEAIRAGHVRCANPVGSAVLEDRYIFPYLNRMCRFFFKEDLILPNAETLWLGNAAHRSRFFDNPGEYVVKSSDRTIPPVFPEDIEFSLQEIRTCPQRYVAQRILPGSTSPVFHDSRIMPARSLFRLFTTAGESGFRVMPGGLVRVSSDLSSRAVTNQSGAASKDLWILSDEPVRAITLLGESVPEARIRRENRIPNRIADDFFWMGRYAERSENASRLFREVGRTVLKYENGDLGSDEAVSVFALLLRYTEAPAHPPSSEYLQRIYTGDGQWKQGPAWIHRAFLNTCRSLRSYLSDDARTVIARLRVNPEQRGSEALFSLVQDRIILLGSLSGLLREGMTREDGWTFIDVGSRIERALHILSMCAQLLSYEKEEALPSVVLNAGDLRITYRRRFGNVIDLDSVLRLLLFEERSPRSLIWQLQRIHECVLRLPAAGLARSALDQMAERLSLPMTSTEDRATMLAALQTLQLQIEQLADRIATIYFPAGERPMSVEFRDG; encoded by the coding sequence ATGATCGTGGATCGCCTTCAGTATCGCCCGGTGAGCGGTATGTATGATGAGGTCGTCTTACCGGACGGCCATGTTCGAGAGGCCAGCGTGCCGATCGTCGAAGCGTTTTCGAGTATGGGCATGCCTGAGCTGCAACATAGAAAAGAGCAGGCGGAGCAGCTGCTTCGCGAGAACGACGTAACCTATACTATTTACGATCGCGGCGGTGAGCGTCCCTGGCAGCTTGATCTGTTTCCCGTCGTTATGCGCAACGATGAATGGATGAAGCTTGAGCGCGGACTCTTACAGAGGGCCGAGCTTTTCGAGCGCATCGTGCGCGATCTTTACGGCCAGAGAAGGCTGCTGAAAGAAGGAGTGATTCCTCCCGCCGCGGTCCTCTCGGCTCCCGGGTTTCTGCGTCCTGCCGACGGAATGCTTTTTCCTGATGAACCGGCGCTTTTCTTTTTTGCAAGCGATCTTGCGCGCAACAGGGCGGGAGATTTCGAGGTACTGGCTGACCGCATTCAGGCTCCGTCAGGTTCGGGATATGCGCTTGAAAACCGCATCGTTCTCAGTCGGGTACTCGCCGGCCTCTATCGTGAAAGCAACGTCCATCGGTTGGCGGGCTACTTTCGATCGTTGAAGGCGAGTTTACAGAATCCCGGTCGGCGCAGTGATTCGCTCGATACTCCATCTGTTGCGCTGCTTACGCCCGGTCCGCAGAACGAGACTTATTTCGAGCATGCCTATCTTTCAGGGTATCTGAATTTTCCGCTTGTCCAGGGAGAGGATTTAATCGTTAGAGACCAGCATCTTTTCATGAGGACGGTTAACGGTCTCGAACGAGTCGACGTTCTGTTGCGTCGCGTTGAAGATCAATATCTGGACGCTACGGAATTGCGCGGAGATTCGCTGCTGGGCGTACCGGGGCTTCTTGAGGCGATCCGGGCGGGGCATGTACGCTGTGCGAATCCGGTTGGTTCAGCCGTTCTTGAAGACCGATATATTTTTCCTTATCTCAATCGCATGTGCCGGTTCTTCTTCAAGGAGGATTTAATTCTGCCGAATGCCGAGACGCTATGGCTGGGCAATGCCGCACATAGATCTCGCTTTTTCGACAATCCCGGTGAGTACGTCGTGAAGTCTTCTGACCGAACGATCCCTCCCGTATTCCCGGAGGATATAGAATTCTCTCTGCAAGAGATCCGTACCTGCCCGCAGCGATATGTGGCGCAGCGGATTCTTCCAGGCTCTACTTCGCCGGTTTTTCATGATTCACGGATCATGCCCGCTCGATCGCTGTTTCGTCTTTTCACGACGGCAGGGGAATCGGGATTTCGCGTGATGCCCGGAGGACTTGTAAGGGTTTCGAGCGATCTGAGTTCGCGAGCCGTCACCAATCAGAGCGGAGCTGCAAGCAAGGATCTGTGGATTCTTTCGGACGAGCCGGTTCGGGCCATCACTCTTCTCGGGGAGAGCGTGCCCGAGGCTCGAATCAGGCGCGAGAATCGTATTCCCAACCGAATCGCCGATGACTTCTTCTGGATGGGACGTTATGCAGAGCGATCAGAGAATGCCAGCCGGCTGTTTCGCGAAGTCGGGCGCACCGTTCTCAAGTATGAGAATGGAGATCTCGGCTCAGACGAGGCCGTCTCGGTATTCGCTCTGCTGTTGCGTTATACGGAAGCGCCGGCGCATCCGCCCTCATCTGAGTATCTGCAGAGGATTTATACGGGCGACGGACAGTGGAAGCAGGGGCCGGCCTGGATACACCGGGCCTTCCTGAATACCTGTAGGTCGTTGCGATCCTATCTTTCGGATGACGCTCGTACCGTCATTGCCCGTCTTCGCGTTAACCCCGAGCAGCGCGGCAGCGAGGCGCTTTTCTCGCTCGTGCAGGATCGCATTATCCTTCTGGGCTCTCTGTCGGGGCTTCTGCGAGAGGGAATGACGCGAGAGGACGGCTGGACCTTTATCGACGTCGGTTCGAGGATTGAGCGAGCGCTGCACATCCTCTCGATGTGTGCACAGCTTCTTTCCTATGAAAAGGAGGAGGCTCTACCTTCGGTCGTTTTGAATGCCGGCGACCTGCGTATAACCTATCGCCGAAGGTTCGGTAATGTCATCGATCTGGATTCCGTGTTGAGGCTTCTTCTTTTTGAGGAGAGGAGCCCGCGATCGCTGATCTGGCAGTTGCAGCGGATTCATGAATGCGTCCTGCGCCTTCCGGCCGCCGGGCTTGCCCGTTCTGCTCTTGATCAGATGGCTGAACGTCTTAGTTTGCCGATGACATCGACGGAGGATCGGGCGACCATGCTTGCCGCATTGCAGACGCTACAGCTTCAGATCGAACAACTTGCCGACCGTATTGCGACGATTTACTTTCCTGCCGGCGAACGTCCCATGTCAGTGGAGTTTCGCGATGGCTGA
- a CDS encoding PP2C family protein-serine/threonine phosphatase produces the protein MRWLIPVLLLTAPLQAQSLEGLWQFSSDGRAWQSVRVPSNLHGLVAPKERLILRRTLSVDTDVTGWRTGIVSDAARFFANGVALNDPSSPPTSYDRNHILRIEPDGRRLELRIEFQPYFSHEYGLLRGDPAVGNIEELRDSYTIEQLLVLLLPFVFMLLSFYYAAAFLLFRSERSAIPLALFLMILSIYLLQRSDLKYSLHVDLLQLKRIEYVSLMLLLPTLLLFFHFLFRRRCDLRLRFRRAIRRITSFMAIICSAALVAAAFWILFEDDIRLWDRFNSQIVQPVIWPLLFLVMAVRLIENWRIGRPLIIGILIALTGTLLDIANHQEWINTPPAAPVSLLAFVGGLALSQVEKSVQTRRELSQLNADLERRVDHRTREYKRSLAEIRTLKEQQDGDYYLTSLVLRPLSCRNMTGGNSRMTWSSFTKQKKSFAFRHNRSELGGDINIVETVRLRGREYVAFLNADAMGKSIQGAGGAVVIGTVLGASLSRTKRLPELSALYPEEWLRRCYEDLQNVFYSFNGSMMASAVLGLIDTTAGCLYHWNAEHPPLVLVRAGTADYIHPSGMLYRLGAPLPEQELRVHVCSLRPGDVLYAGTDGRDDLSIDGRIESDSGRFLQIVTEHENSKAELSALVERLETFGALSDDLALLRFAFTGKQRSLPGVLRRQAATLLRERRWKESLPTLESYIELNPSDERSLRVGVRVARRLGHPLAERWHRRLRLRDSTS, from the coding sequence ATGCGATGGCTTATACCTGTGCTCCTCCTGACGGCCCCTCTTCAAGCGCAGAGCCTTGAAGGCTTGTGGCAATTTTCTTCGGATGGTCGGGCCTGGCAGTCGGTCAGGGTGCCGTCGAACCTGCATGGCCTCGTCGCCCCGAAAGAACGCCTGATCCTTCGACGCACGCTTAGCGTCGATACCGACGTAACAGGATGGCGCACGGGCATCGTTTCTGATGCGGCTCGCTTTTTCGCAAACGGTGTGGCGCTTAACGACCCCTCATCGCCGCCCACGTCGTATGATCGCAATCATATCTTGCGCATCGAGCCCGACGGCAGAAGGCTTGAGCTACGGATCGAGTTTCAACCATACTTCTCGCACGAATACGGCCTTCTGCGCGGAGATCCCGCCGTCGGCAACATCGAAGAGTTGCGCGACAGTTACACCATCGAACAGCTGCTTGTTCTACTGCTTCCTTTCGTGTTTATGCTCTTATCGTTCTATTATGCAGCGGCCTTCCTGCTTTTTCGAAGCGAGCGATCCGCCATCCCGCTTGCTCTCTTTCTCATGATACTTTCCATCTACCTTCTGCAACGCAGCGATCTCAAATACTCTTTACACGTCGATCTTCTACAACTGAAGCGCATTGAATATGTTTCGCTGATGCTGCTCCTGCCGACTCTTCTTCTCTTCTTTCATTTTCTTTTCAGGCGCCGCTGCGATCTGCGTCTGCGGTTTCGCAGGGCGATTCGCCGTATAACCTCTTTTATGGCCATCATATGCTCGGCCGCTCTCGTCGCTGCGGCCTTCTGGATTCTTTTTGAAGACGACATCCGCCTGTGGGATCGCTTCAATTCGCAGATCGTGCAGCCTGTGATCTGGCCGCTGCTTTTTCTTGTGATGGCGGTGCGGCTGATCGAGAACTGGCGCATCGGACGTCCGCTTATCATCGGCATCCTCATCGCTCTTACCGGAACGCTGCTCGATATAGCGAACCATCAGGAATGGATCAACACGCCACCGGCGGCGCCCGTTTCTCTGCTGGCCTTCGTCGGTGGGCTCGCTCTTTCGCAGGTCGAAAAATCGGTGCAGACTCGCAGAGAGCTTTCGCAGCTCAACGCCGACCTGGAGCGTCGCGTCGATCATCGTACGCGAGAGTATAAGAGAAGCCTTGCAGAGATCCGTACGTTAAAAGAACAGCAGGACGGAGATTATTATCTCACGTCTCTTGTGCTGCGACCGTTAAGCTGTCGCAATATGACGGGCGGGAACAGCCGTATGACATGGTCTTCGTTCACAAAACAGAAAAAGAGCTTCGCCTTTCGACACAACAGATCCGAGCTGGGCGGCGATATCAATATCGTCGAAACGGTGCGCCTTCGCGGACGCGAATACGTTGCCTTCTTGAATGCCGATGCGATGGGCAAGTCCATTCAGGGAGCGGGCGGCGCCGTCGTCATCGGCACCGTTCTTGGAGCGAGTCTGAGCCGCACAAAACGCCTGCCCGAGCTCTCTGCGTTATACCCCGAGGAGTGGCTGCGCAGATGCTACGAAGATCTGCAGAACGTCTTCTATTCGTTTAACGGCTCAATGATGGCATCGGCCGTACTGGGGCTCATCGATACGACGGCCGGATGCCTGTACCACTGGAACGCCGAGCATCCGCCTCTTGTTCTTGTTCGCGCCGGCACCGCCGACTATATTCATCCGTCTGGGATGCTCTATCGTCTTGGAGCCCCTCTGCCCGAACAGGAGCTGCGCGTGCACGTGTGTTCGCTTCGGCCGGGCGATGTGCTGTATGCAGGTACGGATGGGCGAGACGATCTTTCTATAGACGGTCGTATAGAATCTGATAGCGGTCGCTTTCTTCAAATCGTTACCGAACACGAAAACAGCAAGGCCGAGCTTTCGGCTCTGGTCGAACGCCTCGAAACGTTCGGCGCTCTCAGCGATGATCTTGCGCTTCTGCGTTTTGCCTTCACGGGCAAACAGCGCAGCCTTCCGGGAGTTCTGCGCCGGCAAGCGGCAACGCTGCTGCGTGAAAGACGCTGGAAGGAATCGCTGCCGACGCTCGAAAGCTATATCGAGCTGAACCCATCGGATGAACGATCGTTGCGAGTAGGCGTGCGCGTCGCCCGTCGCCTCGGACATCCGCTTGCCGAACGCTGGCATCGACGTCTGCGGCTGCGAGATTCGACGTCGTGA
- a CDS encoding transglutaminase family protein: MAEFRIDHRTRYEYSETVARCYNVAVIRPAHRNGQLCLSSELEILPRPSDIAMRRDFHGNERYHFSVMEEHRSLTIHSRSLVRTAPVSPAGRESYPGEYEGLYDDAELCEFLLPSPLVPVRRALARFARPFFREGVLAGCLEMSRYIRRNFQYKPGVTSIHTSVPETLRLRAGVCQDFAHLMIACCRSAGIPARYVSGYIETRPAPGQQRLLGADATHAWCSIYAPGQGWFDFDPTNGKARTDEYIETAVGRDFTDVSPMRGIVFGGGRPSLHVAVDVIRL; this comes from the coding sequence ATGGCTGAATTTCGTATCGATCACAGAACGCGTTATGAGTATTCCGAAACCGTCGCTCGATGTTACAATGTGGCCGTTATCCGCCCTGCGCACCGGAACGGCCAGCTCTGCCTTTCATCCGAGCTGGAAATCCTTCCTCGCCCGTCTGACATTGCGATGAGGCGCGATTTCCACGGCAACGAACGATATCATTTCTCCGTCATGGAAGAGCACAGATCGTTGACGATACATTCGCGCAGTCTTGTTCGTACGGCGCCGGTTTCGCCGGCTGGGCGCGAGAGTTACCCCGGCGAATATGAAGGGCTTTATGATGACGCGGAGTTGTGCGAGTTCCTGCTTCCGTCGCCGCTTGTTCCCGTCCGTCGTGCACTGGCGCGATTTGCCCGTCCGTTCTTTCGCGAAGGCGTGCTTGCCGGTTGTCTTGAGATGAGCCGGTACATACGTCGGAATTTCCAGTATAAACCCGGCGTGACTTCCATTCACACATCGGTTCCCGAGACGCTGCGCCTTCGCGCCGGTGTCTGCCAGGATTTTGCCCATCTGATGATCGCCTGTTGCCGCTCGGCGGGAATTCCCGCTCGTTATGTAAGCGGTTATATCGAGACGCGTCCGGCACCGGGTCAGCAGCGTCTTCTTGGCGCCGATGCAACGCATGCCTGGTGCTCGATCTATGCGCCGGGGCAGGGATGGTTTGATTTTGATCCGACGAATGGAAAGGCACGGACTGATGAATATATCGAAACGGCTGTCGGGCGTGATTTTACCGACGTCTCACCGATGCGAGGAATCGTCTTCGGCGGAGGACGTCCTTCCCTGCATGTCGCTGTCGACGTGATTCGACTGTGA
- the lgt gene encoding prolipoprotein diacylglyceryl transferase: MDAFIGWWQELPTHMDPVLFSIGSFELKYYGLMYLVAFVLTYVLALYRTRTESRFPYNSDFLQSFLTYQVLGVIIGGRVGYVIFYNLPYYLSHPLEAFLPIAMGPGGIEFRGFAGMSYHGGLLGVIVAGYLFTRKYKVSFGNLADLFAPVVPLGYTFGRLGNFINGELWGRTTESAIGMIFPDAPGLDLRHASQLYEGFFEGIVLFLILWSIRRRAFPEGSMMPFYIFGYGFFRFFIEFYREPDEHLGFVLFSLSMGQLLCIAMMIAAIAIFIWMKKNNPIPDIAPVKADRKK, from the coding sequence ATGGACGCATTCATTGGATGGTGGCAGGAACTGCCCACGCATATGGATCCGGTGCTTTTCTCGATCGGCTCCTTTGAACTGAAGTATTACGGATTGATGTATCTCGTCGCCTTTGTGCTGACCTATGTGCTCGCTCTCTATCGCACGAGAACGGAGTCGCGCTTCCCCTACAATTCGGATTTTCTGCAATCCTTCCTTACCTATCAGGTGCTCGGCGTCATTATCGGCGGTCGCGTCGGCTATGTAATTTTTTACAATCTGCCGTATTACCTCTCGCACCCTCTTGAGGCCTTTCTTCCGATCGCGATGGGCCCCGGCGGTATCGAGTTTCGCGGATTCGCCGGCATGTCGTACCACGGCGGCCTTCTGGGCGTTATTGTGGCCGGGTATCTCTTTACGAGAAAGTACAAGGTCTCGTTCGGAAACCTTGCCGACCTCTTCGCTCCGGTCGTACCGCTCGGTTATACATTCGGTCGTCTGGGGAACTTCATCAACGGAGAACTCTGGGGCCGCACGACGGAATCGGCGATCGGCATGATCTTTCCTGACGCTCCGGGCCTTGATCTGCGTCATGCCTCGCAGCTTTACGAAGGATTCTTCGAAGGCATCGTGCTCTTTTTGATTCTCTGGTCGATTCGACGTCGGGCCTTCCCCGAAGGTTCTATGATGCCGTTCTATATCTTCGGTTACGGCTTCTTTCGCTTCTTCATCGAGTTCTACAGAGAGCCCGACGAGCATCTGGGCTTCGTCCTTTTTTCATTGTCGATGGGGCAGCTGCTCTGTATTGCCATGATGATCGCAGCGATAGCCATCTTCATCTGGATGAAAAAGAACAATCCGATTCCCGATATCGCTCCGGTGAAGGCCGACAGGAAGAAGTAA